From Punica granatum isolate Tunisia-2019 chromosome 1, ASM765513v2, whole genome shotgun sequence:
ACATCAGTAGCGTGAAGGAATCATACTATGTTTTAAAGTGAAACAAGCAATGGATTCTTTTGTCTGTCTTGGTTGGCTTTGTCCGATATAGAGACTGGAGTTGTGTAGATCGATCCGAAAAATACATGTATGAAGGAGAGTCCACTTGCAGTCGGTACCCGATGGCTAGTCAAGGGAAGGATGTGCAACTGTAGAAGATAATCAGAAGAACACTGCATGGAGCATCAGTCCTGGGCACAAGAACTTCGACAAAACTGAAGATGGAACTTATGTTCGGGCTGCGAGGAAGGAAGTGAAAGGAGTAAACGCGAACCCATTCGCCAAATAAAGCAAGAAAGTCGGCCAAAATCACCACAATGAGAGTTTCATTCATTGAGAATTGCAGAAGAGCATCCCTCATCTCGCACGTACAGGAAATGCGGAGTCAGGGTGTACTGTAAGGATACATGAATTTGAAGCAAATGCCAGCTCCTCTCTCACCAACTCAGCAGGTTAATTTACTTGTCCCGGGAATCAAACTAATATCGCGATCAAGCACCAACTGATTCCCATGGTATTCAACATGGAGGAGCAATGAGTCGTCAGGTAGAAAGAATTTTAGACCATTGACCTTGGTCGGTTGCTTGCCCACTGGTTACGGCAAACAGCCCTAAGAGGGGGAGCGGCACTGTTCCTCGAACCTACAACCTCTCGTATTGGGTTGAAAATGTTCATATGTGTTCCTTTGATATCCGGCGAATAGCACAGCCAGAAGGCAGAGAAACAGGAGTAGCTATCCAGCACCAGAGCCGAACTTCATAAGCAGAATTTGACCGACCAAATCCGTCTCTCCAGACTTGATGAGATGTCTTAGAACTCTCTTGTAAACAGAAACATTAGGTCTCAGTCCCTTCTCCATCATCTCCACGAGAACCTTTTGGGCTTCGACGAGATTCCCTTCTTTCTGGTATAGACTGGCAAGCAAGGAGTATCTCACATTTATCGGGCTCCGGTGCCATGAACTTATGACAAATTTATAGGCTTCTTCACGTTGCCCCGAAAAAAAATAGGCCTTGATGAAGGCAGCATTGGTGGTGAGCCGAGGCTCAATGCCCATCAGTACCATCTGATTGAGCAACTCCAGAGCAATATCCATCTCTCCCGTTTTCCTTAAGTGATAACAAATCAATATCTCAAAGGTCAAAGCATCGGGAGGGCAATCCGATCTCTGCATCTCCTCCAGCATTTCTCGAGCTTTGTTGATCTCATTGTTTCGACACAAGCTACTGATACTGTAATTATACGTGCACCTGTTCGGGCTACAACCCAATTGCCTCATCTCAGAAAGCAAATGCTTCAGTGCTTGGAAATCACATTTGCTGCACATCTCCTTCACTAGAACATTGTAATAAGACACCTTTTGCTCCGATATTTGAATCACATATTTCGCCAAGGCTACGGAGCCCAATAAGCTGAACATCTCAATCAGGCTGCAGATCCCGGAGTCGAGACAGGAGCCCCCCACTTTCTTCAACACACCAACCACGTTACTCACAGAATCCTTAACAGATGTCTTCGACGAAGCCAGGACATTTAAGAATCGGAAAGCCTTCCTATTTAAGCACACCCCATTCAACTTAAACTCAATCAACAGGGAAACCATGGTACTGTAATCGTCTAGCCGCCCGCAATTATCGACAAGTAAGCTGCAAATATCGGGATGGCGTACGTGCTCAGGGACAGAGGCCCGGAGCCAGTCATAGAACTCTAAAGCAGGAATCTTTTCACCATTCATGGACTGAAGTATCCACACTACCGAGGAGACAGGGAGTCTTACATCAAGCCCATCCAATTTGGGGCGGAGATCATCCGAACCGCTCCTAAGCAACTCCATGACCTGCTCCATTTTCCGGCGGCGGCGGTTAGGGCGCCGGATTCTTGACTCTCCGGCGGAATAGAAGCGGAAACTCTGGGTGCCAGTCCTGAGGAGCTTGACATGTGAGCCCTGCGAAGAATGAGAGACTGGAATGGATCCGAAACAGGAGAAGGACGACGGCCCATTCGGAGAAGATGAGGAAGGAGAGCTTGGGTTCAGGTCAGTATGGGATGGGACTAGGGTTCTGGGGAAGGAGGAGAGGGGAGGTGGCAGATTGGAAGTGAGATGGCGAGAGCTCGAGAGGCGCCTGAGCTTCCCGGAGAGGACGGCCATGGCCATCGTCAAAGAGGCGACATTGGCCGAGAGAGAGTGGGGGAGAAGGGTTTAAGGAGTGGGAGTGCAAGTCCAGAGTCGCCGGGAAATTACATTTTCACCCTGAAGTTTGATTTATTCAAATTCACAACCTAAGGTCTAGTTTTCGTCCGATTTCAGCTCGAGGACCGGATGGGCCCAGAAGCTCAGGCCCGGCCCATTTTTCACCGGCCCAAATCCGTTCTGGTAACCGGAGACGGAGAGAGACCATAATACCGAGAATCGAAGTGGGCACTGTCCCAGTCTCGAGCGTGGCCGGAAGAGGAGAGCGTCAATGGCGTCGTCGAGCAGCGGGCTTACGTTCAAGCTCCACCCTCTGGTGATCGTCAACATATCGGACCACTACACCCGCGTCAAGTCCCAGCTCCACCCGCCCATCTCCGCACACGGCGGCTCATCGTCCGCAAACGGTGCTGATGCCGCCTCCGCGGCGTCGTCGGCGGAGCCTCCACCTAGGGTTTACGGTTGCGTGATCGGCGTCCAGAAGGGCCGCACCGTGGAGATCTTCAACAGCTTCGAGCTCCTCTACGACCCCGTCACTCACACCCTCGACCGTGCCTTCCTCGAAAAGAAGCAGGAGCTCTGTCAGTCTCTATACTGAACTCCCATTAGGGTTTATTCTTGCTCAATTTTTCGAACACGTAGAATACTTTGTGTTTGCTTTGTGCTTTCGCTGATGGATTCGGTGCTTTGCGTTTTGGTAGATAGGAAGGTCTTCCCGAACTTCTATGTGCTCGGATGGTATTCGACCGGAAGCGATGCAGAGGAGTCGGATATGCACATTCACAAGGCTGTTAGTTCCCTTTGCTCGTTCCATTACTTTCTGTCTGCTATTCCCTTTGCCGTGCCGTGTGATCATCGTATTGTCTAGCACAGGAAATATATGCTTTATTTGCTCTTCCTTTTTACTCGAGCAAGCAATGACAGGGATTTTTTGGATTCATTGTGCTCAGTACATTCTTTCTTTATCTTCTCTTGTGCACTTTCTTTGTTGGGGTGATGCAGAAATCAGTCCAGTCGATATAAGGTGGCTAATTCGTCATAATAAATTGTGGTGCCACCAGTGCGGCGACCTCGTAATTTTCTAATACAGTGTTATTGTGGTTTTTACAATAAAAGAATTTTGGGAATATACAGAGAGGTTTTGTTTGATATGTCATGCAATCGGTGGGAATACATTGTAGGAATCCTTGTTTTGCTTCTTGTTTTGTTGGTATTTAGTTGCTAGAAAAGCATATTCATATTTGGCTGGTTGAGTGATCGTGGAGTTTCTCCCTCTTGGCAGTTGATGGACATCAACGAAAGCCCTGTTTATGTCCTTCTCAATCCTCTTATCAACCCCGCTCAAAAAGATCTCCCGATTACAATCTTTGAAAGCGGTAGGTGATCTTCTTTTCTCCTTCTACTCTTAACCTAATGAAGCACTACCGTCCTCTGGCTTCTTTTGATCGTAAAATTTTGAGGCTCAATATTCTTTGTTAATTGGTTTCTTGTATTTATATTCTGAATTTGACCATATGACTTTTCAGGTAACTCCTTTTATctaattttctgtttttttggGTTATTCTTGCACGTCTCCAGAGCTCCATGTCATAGATGGGATTCCACAGCTTATTTTTGTTCGTGCTAGCTACACTATTGAGGTTTGCTTCTTATATCAAGTATGCTTTTCTTTACTAGTAATCATGGATATGATCACTGAGCATGATGTTTCTTTCCTTTAAAGACAGTAGAAGCAGAACGAATATCAGTTGACCATGTTGCTCATCTGAAGC
This genomic window contains:
- the LOC116192825 gene encoding pentatricopeptide repeat-containing protein At1g12620-like → MAMAVLSGKLRRLSSSRHLTSNLPPPLSSFPRTLVPSHTDLNPSSPSSSSPNGPSSFSCFGSIPVSHSSQGSHVKLLRTGTQSFRFYSAGESRIRRPNRRRRKMEQVMELLRSGSDDLRPKLDGLDVRLPVSSVVWILQSMNGEKIPALEFYDWLRASVPEHVRHPDICSLLVDNCGRLDDYSTMVSLLIEFKLNGVCLNRKAFRFLNVLASSKTSVKDSVSNVVGVLKKVGGSCLDSGICSLIEMFSLLGSVALAKYVIQISEQKVSYYNVLVKEMCSKCDFQALKHLLSEMRQLGCSPNRCTYNYSISSLCRNNEINKAREMLEEMQRSDCPPDALTFEILICYHLRKTGEMDIALELLNQMVLMGIEPRLTTNAAFIKAYFFSGQREEAYKFVISSWHRSPINVRYSLLASLYQKEGNLVEAQKVLVEMMEKGLRPNVSVYKRVLRHLIKSGETDLVGQILLMKFGSGAG
- the LOC116192352 gene encoding COP9 signalosome complex subunit 6a-like, with product MASSSSGLTFKLHPLVIVNISDHYTRVKSQLHPPISAHGGSSSANGADAASAASSAEPPPRVYGCVIGVQKGRTVEIFNSFELLYDPVTHTLDRAFLEKKQELYRKVFPNFYVLGWYSTGSDAEESDMHIHKALMDINESPVYVLLNPLINPAQKDLPITIFESELHVIDGIPQLIFVRASYTIETVEAERISVDHVAHLKPSDGGSAATQLAAHLTGMHSAIKMLNSRVRVLHHYLLAMQKGEIPCENSLLRQVSSLLRRLPVIESGKFQDDFLMEYNDTLLITYLAMFTNCSSTMNDLVDKFNTAYDRVSRRGGRTAFI